A DNA window from Streptomyces sp. CA-278952 contains the following coding sequences:
- a CDS encoding DUF4158 domain-containing protein translates to MRQDWEPEDLIEVWTLLEDDRKKVRNKSGATRLGFALSLKFFEVEARFPESAKEMPAAAVNYVAQQVKVPAGAWADYDWQGDRIKRHRKEIREAYGFRANTEEDQERLGEWLAAELCPLELSRDRLAEAVVARCRNDHIEPPAPGRVRRLVGKAVKDFGDQFCRSRAPPVTTWARRSNEKMRRVRADGHDDGGHGRSAHEVQNAKLRDR, encoded by the coding sequence ATGCGGCAGGACTGGGAGCCGGAAGACCTGATCGAGGTCTGGACGCTGCTCGAAGACGACAGGAAGAAGGTACGGAACAAATCGGGGGCGACTCGGTTGGGCTTCGCGTTGTCACTCAAGTTTTTCGAGGTGGAGGCCCGATTCCCGGAGTCCGCCAAGGAGATGCCCGCGGCGGCGGTGAACTACGTGGCCCAGCAGGTGAAAGTTCCCGCCGGGGCGTGGGCGGACTACGACTGGCAGGGTGACCGGATCAAGCGGCACCGCAAGGAGATCCGGGAGGCGTACGGGTTTAGGGCGAACACCGAGGAGGACCAGGAGCGGCTGGGCGAGTGGCTGGCCGCTGAACTGTGTCCGCTGGAGCTGTCGCGGGATCGGCTGGCGGAGGCTGTGGTGGCCCGGTGCCGTAACGACCACATCGAGCCGCCGGCCCCGGGGCGGGTCCGGCGGCTGGTGGGCAAGGCGGTCAAGGACTTCGGGGACCAGTTCTGCCGCAGCAGGGCGCCCCCTGTTACGACGTGGGCAAGGCGGTCAAACGAGAAGATGCGACGGGTACGGGCGGATGGCCACGATGACGGGGGCCACGGCCGCTCGGCGCACGAGGTTCAGAATGCGAAGCTGCGGGACCGATGA
- a CDS encoding DUF3048 domain-containing protein, with protein sequence MSAAEIRTSAAVLFTALLLAVTAACTGGDGSSTSPRSSSPSGAGRAVLAVKIDNVGPARPHTGLERADIVYVEQVEAGLSRILAVYSSALPPVIGPVRSARETDLELLRQFDRPALAFSGAQSRLLPVIDRAPLDPVPPSEAPGAYFRGPDRPAPHNLYLRPQRIPFEASGVNAVGELGLEVGAPPRGGEREDSRTVRYPSASVTFTWSAERERWLVSLDGSPARTTEDDRLGAGTVVVQDVTVRPSDFRDRSGNSSPFTETVGSGDAVVLRDGRAYEARWTRSAADADTVYTTPDGQRVDLAEGPLWILYAPRGGA encoded by the coding sequence ATGTCCGCAGCCGAGATCAGGACTTCGGCCGCAGTGCTGTTCACCGCGCTCCTGCTGGCCGTCACGGCCGCGTGCACGGGCGGGGACGGTTCCTCCACCTCGCCCCGCAGCAGCTCTCCCTCCGGGGCGGGCCGGGCCGTACTCGCCGTGAAGATCGACAATGTGGGGCCCGCACGCCCCCACACCGGTCTGGAGCGGGCCGACATCGTCTACGTCGAGCAGGTGGAGGCCGGCCTGAGCCGGATCCTCGCCGTGTACTCCTCCGCCCTGCCGCCGGTCATCGGCCCGGTGCGCAGCGCGCGGGAGACCGATCTCGAGCTGCTGCGGCAGTTCGACCGGCCGGCGCTGGCCTTCTCGGGGGCCCAGAGCAGGCTGCTGCCGGTCATCGACCGAGCGCCGCTGGACCCCGTGCCGCCCTCGGAGGCGCCCGGGGCGTACTTCCGGGGTCCGGACCGGCCCGCGCCGCACAATCTCTATCTGCGGCCGCAGCGGATCCCGTTCGAGGCCTCCGGGGTGAACGCCGTCGGGGAGCTGGGGCTGGAGGTCGGCGCGCCGCCCCGCGGCGGGGAGCGGGAGGACAGCCGTACGGTTCGCTATCCGTCCGCGTCCGTGACGTTCACCTGGTCCGCCGAACGCGAGCGGTGGCTCGTCTCCCTGGACGGCTCCCCCGCCCGCACCACCGAGGACGACCGGCTCGGAGCCGGGACGGTCGTCGTCCAGGACGTGACCGTACGGCCGTCGGACTTCCGCGACCGGTCCGGGAACAGCAGCCCGTTCACCGAGACCGTGGGCTCGGGAGACGCGGTCGTCCTGCGGGACGGCCGGGCGTACGAAGCCCGGTGGACGCGGAGCGCGGCCGACGCGGACACCGTGTACACCACCCCCGACGGACAGCGCGTCGATCTCGCCGAAGGGCCGCTGTGGATCCTGTACGCGCCGCGCGGGGGCGCCTGA
- the eno gene encoding phosphopyruvate hydratase, translated as MAPKAVEPTVIQSVTARRIIDSRGNPTVEADVRLADGSLGRAAVPSGASTGAREALELRDGDPGQWHGKGVDRAVAHVNEEIAAAVVGRDADDQAGLDAALVALDGTPDKSRLGANAILGVSLAAAKAAAAAHRQPLYRYLGGADARLLPLPMMNIINGGAHADNPLDFQEFMIAPVGAQTFAEAVRMGSEIFHTLRRDLLAAGHATGVGDEGGFAPALRTAEEALDFVMSAVERAGYRPGADIGLIMDPASSEFFRDGAYVYAGEGVRRTPSEQVDYLAKLIDAYPVVSIEDPMAEDDMDGWRELTTRVGDRCQLTGDDVFCTDEAQVREGIRTGVGNSVLVKVNQIGTLTEALATVATARRAGWSAVMSHRSGETEDTTIADLAVATGCGQIKTGSLSRSDRTAKYNQLIRIEEELGQSAQYAGGTLLSRSR; from the coding sequence ATGGCCCCCAAGGCAGTTGAGCCCACCGTCATCCAGTCCGTCACCGCCCGCCGGATCATCGACAGCCGGGGCAACCCCACCGTCGAGGCCGACGTCCGCCTCGCCGACGGGTCCCTCGGCCGCGCCGCGGTCCCGTCCGGCGCGTCCACCGGCGCGCGGGAGGCCCTGGAACTGCGCGACGGCGACCCCGGGCAGTGGCACGGCAAGGGCGTCGACCGTGCGGTCGCCCACGTCAACGAGGAGATCGCCGCCGCGGTCGTGGGCCGCGACGCGGACGACCAGGCCGGCCTGGACGCCGCGCTCGTCGCGCTCGACGGCACCCCCGACAAGTCCCGGCTCGGAGCGAACGCGATCCTCGGGGTCTCCCTCGCCGCCGCGAAGGCCGCCGCGGCGGCCCACCGCCAGCCGCTCTACCGCTACCTCGGCGGCGCCGACGCCCGTCTTCTCCCGCTGCCGATGATGAACATCATCAACGGCGGCGCGCACGCCGACAATCCGCTGGACTTCCAGGAGTTCATGATCGCGCCGGTGGGCGCGCAGACCTTCGCGGAAGCCGTCCGCATGGGCTCCGAGATCTTCCACACCCTGCGACGCGACCTGCTCGCCGCCGGGCACGCCACCGGCGTCGGCGACGAAGGCGGCTTCGCGCCCGCGCTGCGCACGGCGGAGGAGGCGCTCGACTTCGTGATGAGCGCCGTCGAGCGCGCCGGGTACCGTCCCGGTGCGGACATCGGTCTGATCATGGATCCGGCCTCGTCGGAGTTCTTCCGCGACGGCGCGTACGTGTACGCGGGCGAGGGTGTGCGCCGCACCCCCTCCGAGCAGGTCGACTACCTGGCCAAGCTGATCGACGCGTACCCGGTCGTCTCCATCGAGGACCCGATGGCCGAGGACGACATGGACGGCTGGCGCGAGCTGACCACCCGCGTCGGCGACCGCTGCCAGCTCACCGGCGACGACGTGTTCTGCACCGACGAGGCGCAGGTGCGCGAGGGAATCCGGACCGGCGTCGGCAACTCGGTCCTGGTGAAGGTCAACCAGATCGGCACCCTGACCGAAGCCCTCGCCACGGTCGCCACCGCCCGCCGTGCGGGCTGGAGCGCCGTGATGTCCCACCGCTCCGGCGAGACGGAGGACACCACGATCGCGGACCTGGCGGTCGCGACCGGCTGCGGCCAGATCAAGACCGGCTCGCTGTCCCGCTCCGACCGCACGGCCAAGTACAACCAACTCATCCGGATCGAAGAGGAGTTGGGGCAGTCGGCCCAGTACGCGGGCGGGACACTGCTGTCCCGCTCCCGGTAG
- a CDS encoding NAD(P)-dependent oxidoreductase: MSENENHEQSTVSVIGLGQMGTRLAQAFLTAGYATTVWNRSAAKADALVAQGAVHATTVDEAVAASPLVVVSLPDYTTVSDLLGPVAPRLRGRVLVNLTSGTPEDAAGMADWAAGHGAGYLDGAAMSGTRLVGRPEALFVFSGSPQAFATHRTVLASLGNSVHLGADPALAPVYDTALFGLAWGALAGFYHAVALAGVAGVDPAAFAAVATGHMPFVTSLMSDHARQIENGDFPDDDGTVEVHAAAMEHLLDTSRAAGLGTDVPELIGSLLERAAATGHGSSGIASVIETITKGERNA; this comes from the coding sequence ATGTCGGAGAACGAGAACCACGAGCAGTCCACGGTGTCCGTGATCGGCCTGGGACAGATGGGGACCCGGCTCGCCCAGGCATTCCTCACCGCCGGCTACGCCACGACCGTATGGAACCGCTCCGCCGCGAAGGCCGACGCACTCGTCGCCCAGGGCGCCGTCCATGCGACGACCGTGGATGAGGCGGTCGCCGCGAGTCCCCTGGTCGTGGTCAGTCTGCCGGACTACACCACCGTGAGCGATCTGCTCGGGCCAGTGGCGCCGCGACTGCGCGGCCGGGTCCTGGTGAACCTGACCTCCGGCACTCCGGAGGACGCCGCAGGGATGGCCGACTGGGCGGCCGGGCACGGCGCCGGCTACCTCGACGGCGCTGCCATGAGCGGCACCCGCCTTGTCGGGCGGCCCGAGGCGCTGTTCGTCTTCAGCGGTTCCCCACAGGCTTTCGCTACCCACCGGACGGTGTTGGCGAGCCTGGGCAACTCCGTCCACCTCGGTGCCGATCCGGCGCTGGCCCCGGTGTACGACACGGCGCTCTTCGGTCTGGCCTGGGGTGCGCTTGCGGGCTTCTACCACGCCGTCGCCCTGGCGGGCGTGGCGGGCGTCGACCCGGCCGCCTTCGCGGCGGTGGCGACGGGGCACATGCCGTTCGTCACCTCGCTGATGTCCGACCACGCCCGCCAGATCGAGAACGGGGACTTCCCGGACGACGACGGCACGGTGGAGGTGCACGCGGCAGCGATGGAGCACCTCTTGGACACCAGCCGGGCCGCGGGCCTCGGCACCGACGTTCCGGAGCTGATCGGGAGCCTGCTGGAACGGGCGGCGGCCACCGGACACGGCTCCAGCGGCATCGCCAGCGTCATCGAGACGATCACGAAGGGCGAGCGGAATGCCTGA
- a CDS encoding NAD(P)-dependent oxidoreductase yields MPEPTKPHVTVLGLGRMGAPIASAFLDAGYPTTVWNRTAAKADALVARGAIRATTTAEAVAAGSLVIAPLLDHAAVRQALGPAASTLRGRTLVNLANSTPDHARDLAAWTAGHGADYLDGAMMALPETVATPEGFFLYSGSRRAYTTYRRELEVMAPAHYFGIDPGSAEIHDLALLGTGYAALTGFLHAAALLEQAGTTPEVFAPLAARWLYGMAEFLPELAREAGKSAYAGGVSTVDLNRAGVDSLIQFSRARGIATDVHEPLKALLDRRAADGHGQDSFSSVFELLKARGTAAQ; encoded by the coding sequence ATGCCTGAACCGACCAAGCCCCACGTCACGGTCCTGGGCCTCGGCCGCATGGGCGCTCCGATCGCCTCCGCATTCCTCGACGCCGGCTACCCGACCACCGTATGGAACCGCACCGCCGCCAAGGCCGATGCGCTCGTCGCACGAGGCGCGATCCGCGCGACCACTACGGCCGAGGCGGTCGCGGCCGGCTCACTGGTGATCGCCCCGCTCCTCGACCACGCCGCGGTCCGACAGGCCCTCGGTCCCGCCGCCTCCACCTTGCGGGGCCGCACCCTGGTCAACCTCGCCAACAGCACCCCCGACCACGCCCGTGACCTGGCCGCCTGGACCGCCGGGCACGGCGCCGACTACCTCGACGGCGCCATGATGGCCCTCCCTGAGACGGTCGCCACTCCGGAGGGCTTCTTCCTCTACAGCGGTTCCCGGCGTGCCTACACCACGTACCGGCGCGAGCTGGAGGTGATGGCGCCGGCCCACTACTTCGGCATCGACCCCGGTTCTGCGGAGATCCACGACTTGGCCCTGCTGGGTACGGGGTACGCGGCCCTCACCGGGTTTCTGCACGCCGCAGCACTGCTCGAACAGGCCGGTACCACCCCTGAGGTGTTCGCCCCGCTGGCGGCCCGATGGCTGTACGGGATGGCCGAGTTCCTGCCCGAACTGGCGCGCGAGGCAGGTAAATCGGCGTATGCAGGCGGGGTCTCCACGGTCGACCTCAACCGTGCCGGGGTCGACAGCCTCATCCAGTTCAGCAGAGCCAGGGGCATTGCCACCGACGTCCATGAGCCGTTGAAGGCCCTGCTCGACAGACGGGCGGCCGACGGCCACGGGCAGGACAGCTTCTCCAGCGTGTTCGAGCTGCTGAAAGCACGAGGTACTGCGGCGCAATGA
- a CDS encoding alpha/beta fold hydrolase yields MSATRESAATVKSTVFSSDGTPIAFEQSGSGPTVILVSSALADRSDTKKLAGLLAPHFTVVNYDRRGRGASGNSADYTVRREIDDIAALIEHAGGFASVFGSSSGAVLALRAAAAGLNINRLALYEPPFAVAPSDFGPPKDFARHIDGLIAEDRRSEAVKTFMTKAQGMPAFMVGSMRLMPGVWSNLKAMAHTLPYDIAVMGDTQQGKPLTAEVWSPATAPTLVMTGSKSPDGFQSAARAVTEVLPDADHHTLQGLNHGAVVMAPKKLAPKLIEFLQG; encoded by the coding sequence ATGTCAGCAACTCGCGAGTCGGCGGCCACGGTGAAGTCGACGGTTTTCTCGAGCGACGGAACCCCCATCGCGTTTGAGCAGTCCGGCAGCGGGCCTACGGTAATCCTGGTGTCCTCGGCGCTGGCCGACCGCTCCGACACCAAGAAGCTCGCCGGCCTCCTCGCCCCGCACTTCACTGTCGTCAACTACGACCGCCGCGGCCGGGGCGCCAGCGGCAACAGCGCCGACTACACAGTGCGGCGCGAGATCGACGACATCGCGGCGCTGATCGAGCATGCAGGCGGTTTTGCCTCGGTGTTCGGCAGTTCGTCCGGTGCGGTACTCGCCCTGCGCGCCGCCGCGGCCGGCCTGAACATCAACCGGCTCGCGCTCTACGAGCCGCCCTTCGCCGTCGCCCCCAGCGACTTCGGACCGCCGAAGGACTTCGCACGGCACATCGACGGTCTGATCGCCGAGGACCGGCGCAGCGAGGCGGTCAAGACCTTCATGACCAAGGCCCAGGGTATGCCCGCGTTTATGGTCGGATCGATGCGGCTGATGCCCGGAGTGTGGTCGAACCTCAAGGCAATGGCCCACACCCTGCCCTACGACATCGCGGTCATGGGCGACACCCAGCAGGGCAAACCCCTCACCGCCGAGGTGTGGTCGCCCGCGACTGCACCGACCCTCGTCATGACCGGCTCCAAGAGCCCAGACGGCTTCCAGAGCGCCGCGCGAGCGGTCACGGAGGTGCTGCCCGACGCCGACCATCACACGCTCCAGGGCCTCAATCACGGAGCGGTGGTCATGGCGCCCAAGAAACTCGCGCCGAAGCTCATTGAGTTCCTTCAAGGCTGA
- a CDS encoding MarR family winged helix-turn-helix transcriptional regulator: MPTPEPATVAADLRVAMGRLARRVKQEDRIPHGQVAVLGVLDRDGAMTTSDLAADQRVRPQSMARAVGLLMDQGLVVRRAHPTDGRKSLVDLSDVGRAALDAERDRRADWLARAIDLELDEDEQETLARCAALMERLAAY; the protein is encoded by the coding sequence ATGCCGACCCCGGAACCCGCCACCGTCGCCGCCGATCTGCGCGTCGCCATGGGCAGACTCGCGCGGCGCGTGAAGCAGGAGGACCGGATCCCGCACGGTCAGGTCGCCGTTCTGGGCGTCCTCGACCGGGACGGGGCCATGACCACCAGCGACCTCGCGGCGGACCAGCGCGTGCGCCCCCAGTCGATGGCCCGCGCCGTCGGACTCCTCATGGACCAGGGTCTCGTCGTCCGCCGGGCGCACCCGACGGACGGCCGCAAGTCCCTCGTCGACCTCTCCGACGTGGGGCGGGCGGCGCTGGACGCGGAGCGCGACCGCCGCGCCGACTGGCTCGCGCGGGCCATCGACCTCGAACTCGACGAGGACGAGCAGGAGACGCTCGCGCGCTGCGCCGCCCTGATGGAACGGCTCGCCGCGTACTAG
- a CDS encoding alpha/beta hydrolase-fold protein, with amino-acid sequence MRPVTDENPFAAFGLPGRPGSDAFWAAARTPASIPADGGWRTLFLWRGSEAVHGDGPVLDFESWSPPLPLRRWGGTDCWYAEVRMPARLRVTYRVIAGEAAHADPLNPVGAGVDRSVAATPDAPAQPHWPALGADDVLPLPRTRIRWSSDRLGGRRTVRVHPAGGGGPVVLLLDGDDWLYLHPAVTAFDAAVAAGDMPPVTLVFLPAKDREAEFACRPELWEAVRDELLPLVAESGAPARLDRLVVAGQSLGGLSALYAALELPDLVSRVACQSGSFWWAPGIEALPDPLGGALGGAVAERLRRGADLSGLRCAFDVGEHERPMLPHCELTEKLTERAGATVRVSRSASGHDRAGWRHALLRDVAWALG; translated from the coding sequence ATGCGTCCGGTGACCGACGAGAATCCGTTCGCCGCCTTCGGTCTCCCGGGCCGCCCGGGCAGCGACGCGTTCTGGGCAGCGGCTCGTACGCCCGCGTCGATCCCCGCCGACGGGGGATGGCGGACCCTCTTCCTGTGGCGTGGTTCCGAGGCGGTGCACGGCGACGGGCCCGTGCTCGACTTCGAGAGCTGGTCACCGCCTCTCCCGTTGCGCCGCTGGGGCGGTACGGATTGCTGGTACGCCGAAGTGCGGATGCCCGCGCGGCTACGGGTGACCTACCGCGTCATCGCCGGGGAGGCGGCCCACGCCGACCCGCTCAACCCGGTCGGCGCCGGGGTGGACCGTTCGGTCGCCGCGACTCCGGACGCCCCTGCCCAGCCGCACTGGCCCGCTCTCGGCGCGGACGACGTACTCCCCCTCCCCCGCACCCGGATCCGCTGGAGCAGCGACCGGCTCGGCGGACGGCGGACCGTGCGCGTCCACCCGGCGGGCGGAGGCGGTCCGGTGGTGCTGCTGCTCGACGGGGACGACTGGCTGTATCTGCACCCGGCCGTGACCGCGTTCGACGCGGCCGTCGCCGCGGGTGACATGCCTCCGGTGACGCTCGTGTTTCTGCCGGCCAAGGACCGCGAAGCCGAGTTCGCCTGCCGCCCCGAGCTGTGGGAGGCGGTCCGGGACGAACTGCTGCCGCTGGTAGCCGAGTCCGGCGCGCCGGCCCGCCTGGACCGGCTCGTGGTCGCCGGGCAGAGCCTGGGCGGTCTGAGCGCCCTGTACGCGGCTCTGGAGTTGCCGGACCTGGTCTCGCGGGTCGCCTGCCAGTCGGGGTCCTTCTGGTGGGCCCCCGGCATTGAGGCGTTGCCGGATCCGCTGGGCGGGGCCCTCGGCGGAGCCGTCGCCGAGCGGCTACGCCGGGGTGCCGACCTGTCGGGGCTGCGGTGCGCGTTCGACGTGGGCGAGCACGAGCGCCCGATGCTGCCGCACTGCGAGCTGACCGAGAAGCTGACCGAGCGGGCCGGCGCCACGGTCCGGGTATCGCGTTCGGCGTCCGGGCACGACCGGGCGGGCTGGCGGCACGCCCTGCTCAGGGACGTCGCCTGGGCTCTCGGCTGA
- a CDS encoding BTAD domain-containing putative transcriptional regulator — protein MYFSVLGPLAARTTDGQAVDVPEAKVRALLAALLVHAGQPVSADRLVDDLWGERLPGNPAGALQTKISRLRRALARAEPGAETLVESRPAGYLLRTGPGDVDSHRFTDLTATAYGTEDPRTRADLLTEALELWMGEAFAGLGDLKFLRAAAGRLDEQRLTAQEALAETRLELGQHHALIGELGELSARHPLRERLRAVQLRALYRAGRQSEALSVYDELRKQLADELGVDPGPELAAVHQSILEHDVALQPPPASPKRRYGDLPAPLTELVGRKEALSALGELLAAHRLVTLTGPGGVGKTRLAEEAAGLAAGAYPDGVRMVGLAGSTEVAEQLSAALGVREEGTVGLEDALRSRRILLLLDNCEHVIDSAADVVRRVLAAAPGLGVLATSREPLGLAAEMVWTVPPLPQADAAELFAARAAAHAPGFAVTEENAEAIATICRRLDRIPLALELAATRVHALGVHELCSRLDDRFRLLAGGRRGVPPRQRTLRAVIDWSWELLSDDERILLRRLAVFADGCTLEAAEAVCAGDDQDVLGPLIRLVDRSLVTVTDGLRYRLPESIAAYAHERLTEAGESRALELHHQTYYTELAEQAAARLCGPEQQSWLSRLDHESANLRTALERAVQRKEATGALRMALASTWYWFLRGRLSEARRSLREALHISGDTHPTLRSQAAVWCAGFTLLTGEEQNNAVHPPDGTADGEAGGARAAWFLGYAALNAGDDLARSETLVDHALTDFRTADDRWGIAAAQSTRATQALLRGDLAALRRSAEGSHALFAELGDRWGQLQTTYPLAALAAITGDYTRAARLHQEGLRLAEDLGFWPDAADRLTGLGRVALLTGDFPRATELHRKAMALAAEHGYAAGEIHAEIGLALTARREGDFDRAEKYLRKTLAWHREVDFGPGPALLLAELGFLAEQRGDASAALSLHHQGLSVARDSGDPRALALAHEGLAGAYALADQPVQAARLLGTAARARESSGAALPEAERGDVERITTKALAMLGTEMFAAEFSVGIDDDRNPERPDGATSREG, from the coding sequence ATGTACTTCTCGGTGCTCGGCCCGCTCGCTGCCCGGACAACTGACGGCCAGGCGGTCGACGTGCCTGAGGCGAAGGTGCGCGCCTTGCTGGCCGCTCTGCTCGTCCACGCGGGACAGCCGGTCTCGGCCGACCGGCTCGTGGACGATCTGTGGGGCGAGCGGCTGCCCGGAAATCCTGCCGGTGCGCTGCAGACGAAAATCTCGCGGCTGCGCCGCGCCCTGGCGCGGGCCGAACCCGGGGCCGAGACACTGGTGGAGTCGAGGCCCGCGGGATATCTGCTGCGTACCGGCCCCGGAGATGTGGACTCCCACCGGTTCACCGACCTGACCGCGACGGCGTACGGCACCGAGGACCCGCGCACCAGGGCGGATCTGCTGACCGAAGCGCTGGAGTTGTGGATGGGGGAAGCCTTCGCCGGCCTGGGCGACCTGAAGTTCCTGCGCGCTGCGGCCGGACGCCTTGACGAGCAGCGCCTCACCGCCCAGGAGGCGCTCGCCGAGACCCGTCTTGAACTGGGTCAACACCACGCACTGATCGGCGAGCTGGGGGAGCTTTCGGCCCGTCATCCGTTGCGGGAGCGGCTGCGCGCCGTCCAATTGCGTGCGCTGTACCGGGCTGGGCGGCAGTCCGAAGCGCTGTCCGTGTACGACGAACTGCGCAAGCAGCTGGCCGACGAACTGGGCGTGGACCCCGGGCCGGAACTGGCCGCCGTGCACCAGTCGATCCTCGAACACGATGTGGCCCTTCAGCCGCCCCCGGCCTCCCCGAAGAGGAGGTACGGCGACCTGCCGGCTCCGCTCACCGAACTCGTCGGCAGGAAGGAGGCGCTGTCCGCACTGGGTGAACTTCTCGCCGCCCACCGACTGGTGACACTCACCGGCCCCGGCGGGGTGGGCAAGACCCGCCTGGCGGAGGAAGCGGCCGGCCTTGCCGCCGGCGCCTACCCCGACGGCGTACGGATGGTCGGGCTCGCCGGATCCACCGAGGTGGCCGAGCAGCTCAGCGCCGCCCTGGGCGTACGGGAAGAGGGGACGGTAGGGCTGGAGGATGCACTGCGTTCCAGGCGCATCCTCCTGCTCCTCGACAACTGCGAGCACGTGATTGACTCGGCGGCCGACGTCGTACGCCGGGTCCTGGCCGCCGCACCCGGGCTTGGCGTCCTGGCCACCAGCAGGGAACCTCTCGGCCTGGCCGCAGAGATGGTGTGGACTGTGCCACCCCTGCCGCAGGCCGACGCCGCAGAGCTGTTCGCCGCGCGGGCCGCAGCCCATGCACCCGGATTCGCCGTCACCGAGGAGAACGCGGAGGCCATCGCGACGATCTGCCGCCGCCTCGACCGCATACCCCTGGCCCTGGAACTGGCCGCCACCCGCGTCCATGCGTTGGGAGTGCACGAACTGTGCTCCCGCCTCGACGACAGGTTCCGTCTCCTCGCCGGCGGCCGACGAGGCGTGCCACCGCGCCAACGCACCCTCCGAGCGGTGATCGACTGGAGCTGGGAGCTGCTCAGCGACGACGAGCGGATTCTCCTGCGCCGGCTGGCCGTCTTCGCCGATGGCTGCACTCTCGAAGCGGCCGAGGCGGTGTGCGCCGGCGATGACCAGGACGTCCTCGGCCCCCTGATCCGCCTGGTGGATCGCTCACTCGTCACCGTGACCGACGGCCTTCGCTACCGGCTGCCGGAATCGATCGCGGCCTACGCCCATGAACGCCTGACGGAAGCAGGCGAGTCCAGGGCCCTCGAACTGCACCACCAGACCTACTACACCGAGCTCGCCGAGCAGGCTGCAGCCAGGCTCTGCGGCCCTGAGCAACAGAGCTGGCTGTCGCGCCTCGACCACGAAAGCGCCAACCTGCGCACGGCCCTGGAACGCGCCGTGCAGCGGAAGGAGGCCACCGGGGCCCTACGCATGGCACTCGCCTCGACCTGGTACTGGTTCCTGCGCGGCCGGCTGAGCGAGGCCCGGCGATCACTGCGGGAAGCCCTGCACATCAGCGGCGACACGCACCCGACCCTCCGTTCCCAAGCTGCTGTCTGGTGCGCCGGATTCACCCTGCTGACCGGGGAGGAACAGAACAATGCGGTCCATCCGCCCGACGGAACAGCCGACGGCGAGGCCGGTGGCGCACGTGCGGCATGGTTTCTCGGCTACGCCGCACTCAACGCGGGTGACGATCTGGCCCGCAGCGAGACTCTGGTGGACCACGCCCTGACCGACTTCCGCACAGCAGACGACCGCTGGGGCATCGCCGCAGCACAGAGCACCCGGGCCACCCAGGCCCTGCTGCGCGGCGACCTTGCCGCACTGCGCCGCAGTGCCGAGGGCAGCCACGCGCTCTTCGCGGAACTCGGCGATCGCTGGGGACAGTTGCAGACCACCTATCCACTGGCAGCACTGGCCGCGATCACCGGCGACTACACGCGCGCCGCACGCCTGCACCAGGAGGGTCTCCGCCTGGCCGAGGATCTGGGCTTCTGGCCGGATGCCGCCGACCGGCTCACCGGGCTGGGCAGGGTCGCCCTCCTGACCGGTGACTTCCCTCGGGCCACCGAGCTCCACCGCAAGGCGATGGCCTTGGCTGCCGAACACGGCTACGCAGCGGGCGAGATCCACGCCGAAATCGGCCTCGCCCTCACAGCCCGACGCGAGGGCGACTTCGACCGCGCCGAGAAGTACCTCCGCAAAACCCTCGCATGGCACCGCGAAGTCGACTTCGGCCCCGGCCCCGCACTCCTCCTCGCCGAACTCGGCTTCCTCGCCGAACAACGCGGTGACGCATCTGCGGCCCTGTCCCTGCACCACCAGGGCCTCTCCGTCGCCCGTGACAGCGGCGACCCCCGGGCTCTGGCTCTCGCCCACGAGGGCCTCGCCGGGGCATACGCCCTCGCGGACCAACCCGTGCAGGCCGCCCGCCTCCTGGGCACAGCTGCCCGGGCCCGGGAGTCCTCGGGCGCCGCGCTCCCGGAGGCCGAGCGCGGCGATGTCGAACGCATCACAACCAAGGCCCTCGCAATGCTGGGCACAGAGATGTTCGCTGCTGAGTTCTCTGTCGGCATCGATGACGATCGCAATCCGGAACGCCCTGACGGGGCGACAAGTAGAGAGGGCTGA
- a CDS encoding DinB family protein yields MNASRCDLLRRQFDLTWSLFEYHLERLDTEDFLWEPTSLCWTVHLRADGRWMPDWAETEPDPVPVPTIGWLSWHIGWWWSTTIERSLGREPRDREDVAWPGDAEGAIGWLRELREAWLGVLDGLDDAALDAAAPSPWEQGPDYTMAHMAAWVNAELMKNVAEIGQLRMVRAAASG; encoded by the coding sequence GTGAACGCTTCGCGATGTGACCTTCTGCGCCGCCAGTTCGATCTGACCTGGTCGCTGTTCGAGTACCACCTGGAGCGGCTCGACACCGAGGACTTCCTCTGGGAGCCGACGTCGTTGTGCTGGACAGTGCACCTGCGGGCCGACGGCCGGTGGATGCCGGACTGGGCGGAGACGGAGCCGGACCCCGTTCCGGTGCCGACGATCGGCTGGCTCAGCTGGCACATCGGCTGGTGGTGGAGCACGACGATCGAGCGGTCCCTGGGCCGCGAGCCCCGGGACCGCGAGGACGTCGCGTGGCCGGGCGACGCCGAGGGGGCGATCGGCTGGCTGCGTGAGCTCCGGGAGGCCTGGCTGGGGGTGCTGGACGGACTTGACGACGCGGCTCTCGACGCTGCCGCCCCGTCTCCCTGGGAACAGGGGCCGGACTACACCATGGCGCACATGGCCGCGTGGGTGAACGCCGAGCTGATGAAGAACGTCGCGGAGATCGGGCAGCTCCGGATGGTGCGCGCGGCCGCCTCCGGCTGA